One genomic window of Helicobacter canis includes the following:
- a CDS encoding flagellin A, producing MAFQINTNINALNAHAQSVGTQLGLKNSLEKLSSGLRINKAADDASGMIIADSLRSQASALGQAISNTNDGIGIIQVADKAMDEMLKILDTVKVKATQAAQDGQTTVSRKAIQNDIIRLIQGLDYIGNTTSYNGQALLSGQWTNKEFQVGAYSNQSIKASIGSTTSDKIGQVRLETGAMITSSGEVSLKFKAVDGVNDVQLESVKISHSSGTGLGNLAEIINKSSDKTGIRANAIVHSTSNEEIKAGDLRQLVINGFTLGDIIGIKQADSDGRLVQAINGATAETGVEAYTDNEGRLNLRSIDGRGIVVTSNNQGANTPKAIEKINDQEIEGTTKDGVPQGGSINYGRLAMTRLDSRDIIVSGTNISSTGYGDGQDVAEWVANLRDVLGVFNEAVRSAAGGNENNAEALNNKILGAGVTTLRGAMIVMDIAESAGRTLDKIRADLGSVQGQMQATVNNITITQVNVKAAESQIREVDFASESAEFNKFSILAQSGSYAMSQANAAQQNILRLLS from the coding sequence ATGGCATTTCAAATTAACACCAACATCAACGCTCTTAACGCACACGCGCAGAGTGTCGGCACGCAGCTAGGTCTCAAGAACTCGCTTGAAAAACTAAGCTCAGGTCTTCGTATCAACAAGGCAGCAGATGATGCTTCTGGTATGATTATCGCAGACTCTTTGCGCTCTCAAGCAAGTGCATTAGGACAAGCGATCTCCAACACAAACGATGGGATTGGGATTATCCAAGTGGCGGATAAGGCGATGGATGAAATGTTGAAAATTCTTGACACAGTGAAAGTCAAAGCTACTCAAGCTGCGCAAGATGGGCAAACAACCGTTTCAAGAAAAGCGATCCAAAACGACATTATCCGCTTGATCCAAGGTCTTGACTACATTGGTAATACCACTTCTTACAACGGACAGGCTTTGCTCTCTGGTCAATGGACGAACAAAGAGTTCCAAGTTGGTGCGTATTCTAACCAATCTATCAAAGCGAGCATTGGCTCTACCACTTCGGATAAAATCGGTCAAGTGCGCCTAGAGACAGGAGCTATGATCACTTCTTCTGGTGAAGTTAGCTTGAAGTTTAAGGCTGTCGATGGTGTCAATGATGTCCAGCTAGAATCTGTGAAGATCTCTCACTCTTCAGGCACAGGGCTAGGAAATCTTGCTGAAATCATCAACAAAAGCTCTGACAAAACCGGAATCCGCGCTAATGCGATCGTGCATTCTACTTCAAATGAAGAGATTAAAGCGGGCGACTTGCGACAGCTTGTTATCAACGGCTTTACCCTTGGTGATATTATCGGTATCAAGCAAGCTGACTCTGATGGGCGACTTGTGCAAGCGATCAATGGTGCGACTGCTGAGACAGGTGTAGAGGCTTACACAGATAATGAAGGGCGACTTAACCTACGCAGTATCGATGGTCGTGGGATTGTTGTTACTTCAAACAATCAAGGTGCCAACACTCCTAAAGCGATTGAGAAGATCAATGATCAAGAAATCGAAGGGACGACAAAAGATGGTGTGCCACAAGGTGGCTCTATCAACTACGGACGCCTAGCGATGACTCGCCTAGATTCTAGGGATATTATCGTATCTGGGACAAATATTAGCTCCACAGGATATGGTGATGGACAAGATGTTGCCGAGTGGGTTGCAAACTTGCGCGATGTTTTAGGTGTGTTTAACGAAGCCGTGCGCTCTGCTGCTGGTGGGAATGAAAACAACGCTGAAGCTTTAAACAACAAGATTCTAGGTGCTGGTGTTACGACACTTCGTGGTGCGATGATTGTTATGGACATTGCAGAGTCTGCTGGAAGGACGCTGGATAAAATCCGCGCGGATCTTGGTTCTGTGCAGGGACAAATGCAAGCCACTGTCAATAACATCACCATCACACAAGTGAATGTTAAAGCAGCTGAAAGCCAAATCCGTGAAGTGGATTTTGCAAGCGAATCTGCTGAATTTAACAAATTTAGCATCCTCGCACAAAGCGGAAGCTACGCGATGAGCCAAGCAAACGCTGCACAGCAAAATATCTTGCGACTGCTTTCTTAA